From the Erythrolamprus reginae isolate rEryReg1 chromosome Z, rEryReg1.hap1, whole genome shotgun sequence genome, one window contains:
- the LOC139154024 gene encoding olfactory receptor 14A16-like, whose translation MIMYFLFDGFFDVPEWQNFYALVFFLIYISSVMGNILIIITIILNIHLHIPMYFFVLNLSIVDLGQVTVIIPKVIANSLMKTKIILYSHCAAQMFSYALFAASEFFLLTVMAYDRYVAICHPLQYETLMDRSRCIQMASCAWMGGILTAILHTGATFANTFCSNVINQFFCDIPEILRLSCSDMYLIEIGAIVLTASLYFACFVFIVTTYGQIFKAIIKISSVKVRQKAFSTCLPHLIVVSLFFFFGSFAYFRPINRTPSQMDLVAAIAYSVVPPCMNPVIYSMRNKDIKQGLWKLIAWRFFREKKLPHAVSLNLSHA comes from the coding sequence ATGATAATGTATTTTCTATTTGATGGTTTCTTTGATGTTCCAGAGTGGCAGAATTTCTATGCTTTGGTattttttctaatttatatttCAAGTGTGATGGGAAATATACtcatcatcatcacaataatTCTAAATATTCATCTTCATATCCCAATGTATTTTTTTGTCCTAAATCTATCAATTGTTGACCTGGGACAGGTGACAGTCATCATCCCCAAAGTCATAGCCAATTCCTTAATGAAAACAAAGATAATCCTCTATTCTCATTGTGCTGCCCAAATGTTCTCCTATGCTCTCTTTGCAGCATCTGAATTCTTTTTATTGACAGTTATGGCCTACGATCGTTATGTTGCTATTTGTCATCCACTTCAATATGAAACTTTAATGGACAGATCCAGATGTATCCAAATGGCAAGCTGTGCCTGGATGGGTGGCATTCTAACAGCAATACTGCACACTGGTGCCACATTTGCAAACACCTTTTGCTCCAATGTGATCAACCAGTTCTTCTGTGATATTCCAGAAATTCTCAGGCTCTCTTGCTCTGATATGTATCTCATTGAAATTGGGGctattgttctcactgccagtttatattttgcttgttttgttttcattgttactacTTATGGACAGATCttcaaagcaataataaaaatttCATCTGTAAAAGTTAGGCAGAAGGCCTTCTCTACCTGCTTGCCTCATCTAATTGTGGTTTCCCTGTTCTTCTTTTTTGGCTCATTTGCTTATTTTCGGCCAATTAACAGGACTCCATCCCAGATGGATTTAGTGGCTGCTATAGCCTACTCTGTGGTGCCACCATGCATGAATCCAGTGATATATAGTATGAGGAATAAAGATATAAAGCAAGGACTTTGGAAACTCATTGCCTGGAGATTTTTCAGGGAAAAAAAACTTCCCCATGCTGTAAGCCTTAATCTTTCACATGCATAA